The Candidatus Binatia bacterium genome has a window encoding:
- a CDS encoding murein L,D-transpeptidase catalytic domain family protein, translating to MNWRKLLGPIPGIMVLAVALSLTATAVAREPKAAPKILETIPAGLRESFTSIVRAAPKLPEKVLSLSLRAYAEAKSRELVSRPRLAIIDYRLPSSDKRLWVLDLVEGSVLFHDWVSHGKNSGDAYAKNFSNTPESLQTSLGLFAAGNTYRGKHGYSLRLHGLEQGINDKAFDRSIVIHGADYVSPQFLQRHGRMGRSWGCPALPRATSNSIIDAIKDGGALVAFAPEWEARSLFLP from the coding sequence ATGAACTGGAGAAAACTTCTCGGGCCCATTCCGGGAATCATGGTGCTCGCGGTGGCACTCTCACTAACCGCGACAGCAGTCGCTCGTGAGCCCAAGGCCGCACCAAAGATCCTCGAGACGATTCCCGCGGGCCTGAGGGAGTCCTTCACCAGCATCGTGCGCGCGGCCCCCAAACTTCCCGAGAAGGTTCTCTCACTGTCGCTGCGGGCTTACGCGGAGGCGAAAAGCAGGGAATTAGTTTCGCGGCCGCGGCTGGCGATCATCGACTATCGCCTACCCTCATCCGACAAGAGGCTCTGGGTTCTCGACCTCGTGGAGGGAAGCGTTCTTTTCCATGACTGGGTTTCTCACGGTAAGAACTCGGGCGATGCCTACGCAAAAAACTTCTCCAACACTCCGGAGAGTTTGCAGACGAGCTTGGGCCTGTTTGCGGCAGGAAACACCTACCGCGGCAAACATGGCTACTCGTTGCGCCTGCACGGACTTGAGCAGGGTATCAACGACAAGGCCTTCGACCGGAGTATCGTCATTCATGGAGCCGACTATGTCAGCCCGCAATTCCTCCAGCGCCACGGCCGGATGGGGCGGAGCTGGGGCTGCCCCGCTCTGCCCCGGGCAACCTCGAATTCGATCATCGATGCCATCAAGGACGGCGGGGCCCTGGTCGCATTTGCTCCCGAGTGGGAAGCCCGGAGCCTCTTCCTGCCATGA
- the leuA gene encoding 2-isopropylmalate synthase, which produces MPFEKYRPFQPLDFNLADRTWPDRRLEKAPLWCSVDLRDGNQALIDPMDPVRKRRMFDTVVEMGFSEIEVGFPAASQPDFDFVRQLIEEDLVPEGVTIQVLVQCRPELIERTYECLQGARDVIVHFYNSTSVLQRRVVFGLEKEGITRIATEAARQCRELEATLPGTNIRYEYSPESFTGTEAAYGIEICEAVMDVIQPTPDWPIILNLPATVEMYSPKIYADVIEYFHRNIRNRESVCLSLHPHNDRGCAVAAAELGLMAGADRVEGTLFGNGERTGNVDVVTLAMNLFSQGIDPELSIVDIDGLRRVAEYCNRLPVHCRHPYVGDLVYTSFSGSHQDAIKKGFAALGTDYEEWGVPYLPIDPKHVGRSYEAVIRVNSQSGKGGVAYVIQTEHGLDLPRRLQIEFSQTIQGIAEDTGTEISPAAMWESFQAEYFPAKQSIELLTHETTTGADGSQVKAHILLDGAPQTVEGAGNGPISALMAGLKSSLGIDVDVVDYSEHAVASGSEASAVAYVETRRHDGSLKWGVGMHESITTASFRAVMSALHRQRQDLAPAKTD; this is translated from the coding sequence ATGCCTTTTGAGAAATACCGACCATTCCAGCCGCTTGATTTCAATCTGGCGGATCGGACGTGGCCGGACCGTCGTCTGGAGAAGGCTCCGCTATGGTGCTCCGTCGATCTGCGCGATGGCAATCAGGCCCTGATTGATCCGATGGACCCAGTCCGCAAGCGACGCATGTTCGACACCGTCGTCGAGATGGGGTTCAGCGAAATCGAAGTCGGCTTCCCGGCGGCCAGCCAGCCCGATTTTGATTTTGTTCGACAGTTGATCGAGGAGGATCTGGTTCCCGAGGGCGTCACGATTCAGGTGCTCGTCCAATGCCGCCCGGAGCTGATTGAACGGACCTACGAATGCTTGCAGGGCGCACGAGATGTTATCGTGCACTTCTACAATTCGACCTCGGTTCTGCAGCGTCGCGTCGTATTCGGTCTGGAGAAAGAGGGCATTACCAGGATTGCAACGGAAGCTGCTCGTCAGTGCCGCGAGCTGGAGGCCACGTTGCCCGGCACGAATATTCGTTATGAGTATTCGCCGGAGAGTTTCACGGGAACCGAGGCTGCCTACGGCATCGAGATCTGCGAAGCTGTGATGGACGTAATCCAGCCAACGCCCGACTGGCCGATTATTCTGAATCTGCCCGCGACCGTCGAGATGTACTCCCCCAAGATCTACGCGGACGTCATCGAGTATTTTCATCGGAATATCCGGAACCGGGAGAGCGTGTGCCTGTCCCTGCACCCGCATAACGATCGTGGATGCGCTGTGGCGGCCGCTGAACTCGGGCTGATGGCAGGGGCGGATCGCGTTGAGGGTACATTGTTCGGCAACGGCGAACGTACCGGCAATGTGGATGTTGTGACCTTGGCGATGAACCTCTTCAGCCAGGGAATTGATCCCGAGTTGTCGATTGTCGATATCGACGGTCTTCGCCGGGTGGCGGAATATTGCAACCGGCTTCCCGTGCATTGTCGGCATCCCTACGTGGGAGATCTGGTTTACACCTCATTTTCCGGGAGTCACCAGGACGCGATCAAGAAGGGCTTTGCCGCGCTCGGCACGGACTATGAGGAGTGGGGCGTTCCCTACCTCCCCATCGATCCTAAACATGTCGGGCGGAGCTACGAGGCCGTCATCCGCGTGAACAGCCAATCGGGCAAGGGCGGCGTCGCCTATGTCATCCAGACCGAGCACGGGCTGGACCTGCCGCGCCGCTTGCAGATCGAATTTTCACAGACGATTCAGGGGATCGCTGAGGATACCGGGACCGAGATCAGTCCGGCGGCGATGTGGGAGTCTTTTCAGGCAGAGTACTTCCCCGCGAAGCAGAGTATCGAGTTGTTGACGCACGAGACCACCACCGGGGCGGATGGGTCGCAGGTAAAGGCGCATATTTTGCTCGATGGCGCGCCGCAAACCGTTGAGGGTGCGGGGAATGGTCCGATCTCGGCGCTGATGGCAGGTCTCAAATCGAGTCTGGGTATCGATGTCGATGTCGTCGATTATAGCGAGCATGCGGTTGCCTCGGGAAGCGAGGCCTCGGCGGTGGCTTATGTGGAAACCCGCCGGCACGATGGCAGCCTCAAATGGGGGGTGGGTATGCACGAATCGATTACAACCGCTTCGTTTCGTGCCGTAATGAGCGCGCTCCACCGGCAACGACAGGATCTGGCGCCGGCAAAAACGGACTGA
- a CDS encoding ammonium transporter, with amino-acid sequence MNNSANRLSGILGGAFLSLWFPTVALAEEGISAGDTSWVLTSTALVLFMTIPALALFYGGLVRTKNVLSILMQCLVLTALMSILWLGGAYSLSFAEGNAFFGSFSEKFFLRGIGPDAAWGSIPELVFFAFQMTFAVITPALIIGAFAERMRFSAMLLFSSLWLFLVYAPICHMTWGGGLFSQWGVFDFAGGIVVHITAGIAALVLCIVLGPREGYPRTPMPPHNLTMTFMGTAMLWVGWFGFNGGSALAADGNAAMAVVVTHISAAAATLAWMAIEWVKYGKPSVLGAATGAIAGLAAVTPASGYIGPFGGFAIGLISGGTCWFFATSLKNKLGYDDSLDVFGVHGVGGFVGTILVGVFASEIFGGLEGDLAMGSQVGTQLLAAVITCVYTAVATFVLIKFTALFVPIRVDANDELEGLDIALHEESGYNL; translated from the coding sequence ATGAACAATTCAGCAAACCGTTTGAGTGGAATTCTGGGGGGGGCCTTTTTGAGTCTATGGTTCCCGACGGTCGCTTTGGCCGAGGAGGGGATCAGCGCCGGAGATACCAGTTGGGTACTGACCTCGACGGCCTTGGTATTGTTCATGACGATACCCGCATTGGCCCTGTTCTATGGCGGACTGGTGCGCACCAAGAATGTTCTCTCGATTCTGATGCAATGCCTCGTCCTCACGGCCCTGATGAGCATCCTTTGGTTGGGCGGAGCCTATAGTCTCTCGTTCGCCGAGGGGAACGCATTTTTCGGATCCTTCAGCGAGAAGTTCTTCCTGCGAGGCATTGGTCCCGATGCAGCGTGGGGCAGTATTCCGGAGTTGGTATTCTTCGCCTTCCAGATGACATTTGCGGTGATTACTCCGGCGCTGATCATCGGAGCCTTTGCCGAGCGAATGCGGTTTTCTGCGATGCTTCTGTTTTCGTCGCTCTGGCTATTCCTGGTCTACGCGCCGATCTGTCATATGACCTGGGGCGGCGGTTTATTCTCGCAGTGGGGCGTTTTTGATTTCGCCGGAGGCATCGTTGTCCATATTACCGCCGGGATTGCTGCTTTGGTTCTCTGCATCGTTCTGGGCCCCCGCGAGGGATACCCGCGAACGCCGATGCCGCCCCATAATCTTACGATGACCTTCATGGGCACAGCGATGCTGTGGGTGGGCTGGTTTGGTTTCAATGGCGGAAGCGCGCTTGCGGCCGATGGCAACGCGGCGATGGCCGTCGTCGTGACGCATATCTCAGCTGCCGCCGCGACGTTGGCCTGGATGGCGATCGAGTGGGTGAAATACGGAAAGCCGAGCGTCCTTGGCGCGGCGACCGGCGCCATTGCCGGGCTGGCTGCCGTCACGCCCGCCTCTGGCTACATCGGACCATTCGGCGGTTTTGCCATCGGGCTGATTTCGGGCGGGACTTGCTGGTTTTTCGCGACTTCCTTGAAGAACAAGCTTGGCTACGACGATTCGCTGGACGTTTTCGGCGTGCATGGGGTTGGCGGTTTTGTCGGAACAATTTTGGTCGGCGTTTTTGCCTCCGAAATCTTCGGCGGCCTCGAAGGCGACCTGGCGATGGGGAGTCAGGTCGGCACGCAGCTGCTCGCGGCGGTGATCACCTGTGTCTATACCGCGGTAGCCACGTTCGTGCTGATCAAGTTTACGGCCCTGTTTGTGCCGATCCGTGTCGATGCCAATGACGAGCTCGAGGGACTGGATATCGCTCTGCACGAGGAGTCTGGTTACAATTTGTAG
- a CDS encoding NAD(P)/FAD-dependent oxidoreductase produces the protein MPETYDAIVIGAGHNGLAAAQVLANQKSKVLVLEKNAYVGGMAGTREIFKGCRNEVGASCLFPIADEILEYYEFEKNGVEFLELPVMAINLVGSGHPPLVLYSKQGRQLWHIVRHHGFAAMLGFVRLLRFLKYPASVMDRFTPGRVPRGLAQLLAEAPTEQAREQLRLTFEGSAMDLIDKFFPDKEKHHTFRSLLAFAAIQSTYKGPYTPGSALCLVYTFAQSGDGGLMRRVKGGMGSLSEALVRSLEAAGGEVRLKSSVDRILMEEGRAVGVILKGGGEIRAAAVLSNLDKPATFGRLVGEEYLDASLASDVAKAEHRGAYVHMLFRLEGLPSYGGEWAHLNADIHNRFGGAMVNAPEVLQESFETCDTGALPAWLPVAFQIPSIVDPSLAPEGQHIASAYGFCFPCKAAKELRGELLDQAAERVIDQICTYMPDFRERIIDKAVFSSDHFATMHGATEGDFTHGLIHPENMLGERMLVAGSAHRTPIEGLYMCGAACHPGPGVTFLPGYNCGWEVSRDMRKRISNDDEAPAILPGADGMDEEISVQRLAG, from the coding sequence ATGCCTGAAACATATGATGCGATCGTAATCGGTGCTGGTCACAATGGCTTGGCAGCAGCACAGGTTCTGGCCAACCAGAAGAGCAAAGTCCTGGTTCTCGAGAAGAACGCCTACGTCGGTGGGATGGCGGGCACTCGCGAGATCTTCAAAGGATGTCGGAATGAGGTTGGTGCCAGTTGTCTCTTTCCGATCGCCGATGAAATTCTGGAATATTACGAGTTCGAAAAGAACGGGGTCGAATTTCTGGAATTGCCGGTGATGGCCATCAATCTCGTCGGCTCCGGTCATCCTCCGCTGGTTCTTTACAGCAAGCAGGGTCGACAGCTTTGGCATATCGTTCGCCATCACGGGTTTGCGGCCATGTTGGGGTTCGTCAGACTGCTCCGGTTCCTCAAGTATCCAGCCAGCGTCATGGATCGTTTTACCCCGGGCCGAGTCCCACGGGGTCTCGCGCAACTTCTGGCAGAAGCGCCCACCGAGCAGGCTCGCGAGCAGTTACGTCTGACTTTCGAGGGTTCGGCGATGGATCTGATCGACAAGTTCTTCCCCGACAAGGAGAAGCACCATACGTTCCGTTCCCTGCTGGCCTTCGCGGCGATTCAATCCACATACAAAGGCCCTTATACGCCGGGCTCGGCGCTCTGTCTGGTTTATACCTTCGCCCAGAGCGGCGACGGTGGTCTGATGCGCCGCGTGAAGGGCGGGATGGGGTCATTGAGTGAAGCTCTGGTCCGATCGCTTGAAGCTGCCGGCGGCGAGGTCCGGCTGAAATCTTCTGTGGACCGAATCCTGATGGAGGAGGGCCGAGCGGTCGGCGTTATTCTCAAGGGCGGTGGGGAAATACGAGCTGCGGCCGTGTTGTCCAATCTGGACAAGCCCGCGACCTTCGGGCGTCTGGTGGGCGAAGAATATCTGGATGCGTCCCTGGCCTCGGATGTTGCGAAGGCCGAGCATCGAGGCGCCTACGTCCATATGCTGTTCCGGCTGGAGGGTTTACCGAGTTACGGCGGTGAGTGGGCGCATCTGAATGCCGATATCCATAATCGATTCGGCGGGGCGATGGTCAATGCGCCGGAGGTCCTGCAGGAAAGCTTCGAGACCTGCGATACGGGGGCCTTGCCGGCCTGGCTTCCCGTTGCCTTTCAAATTCCCTCGATCGTCGACCCGAGCCTCGCTCCGGAGGGACAACATATCGCCAGCGCCTACGGCTTTTGTTTCCCATGCAAGGCGGCAAAGGAACTTCGCGGCGAACTGCTGGATCAGGCGGCCGAGCGTGTGATCGATCAGATATGCACTTATATGCCTGATTTCCGCGAGCGGATTATCGACAAGGCGGTTTTCTCTTCGGATCATTTTGCGACCATGCATGGGGCGACCGAGGGCGACTTTACCCATGGTCTGATTCATCCCGAGAATATGCTGGGTGAACGGATGCTGGTAGCGGGGTCTGCGCACCGGACGCCGATTGAAGGTCTCTATATGTGCGGGGCCGCTTGCCATCCGGGGCCGGGTGTCACGTTTCTGCCCGGATATAATTGCGGTTGGGAAGTTTCGCGGGACATGCGAAAGAGAATCTCGAACGATGATGAGGCGCCGGCGATCCTGCCGGGTGCCGACGGAATGGACGAGGAGATCTCCGTCCAGCGCCTCGCAGGGTGA
- a CDS encoding GlsB/YeaQ/YmgE family stress response membrane protein: MSLIAFLILGALAGWLAGVLTRGGGFGLVGDMVVGIVGAFVGGFLFSLAGLDAIGFIGALVSATVGAVVLLWVVGMINRA; encoded by the coding sequence ATGAGTTTAATTGCATTCTTGATTTTGGGGGCATTGGCGGGTTGGTTGGCGGGGGTTCTTACCCGCGGCGGCGGATTTGGTCTGGTTGGCGATATGGTCGTCGGCATTGTCGGCGCTTTTGTCGGAGGATTTCTCTTCAGCCTGGCCGGGCTGGATGCGATCGGTTTCATCGGGGCGCTGGTTTCGGCGACAGTTGGAGCGGTCGTGTTGCTTTGGGTCGTCGGGATGATCAACCGCGCTTGA
- a CDS encoding MFS transporter codes for MRALEPDFPFRPNQFPFFYGWLILVVATLAVLMSIPGQTMGVSVFTEPLMEVTGLSRIGLSNAYLCGTLLSGALLPWAGSLLDRVGARAATLMASAGLSVTLMYLSAVDRVADAVIGIVGAGYAQGAFFGAMVFGFFALRFTGQGMLTLIGRTLIGRWFDRLRGIVSGASSPFVSLGFSMTPILFAGWIDASGWRGAWLEMALVIGLGMGSLGWLVFRDSPEECGLRMDGAPEPAADRLPGSSEVSSLHPELPGSADREPEFDRSQAVRTLMFWAIVVPLALQGLTVTGITFHILDLGAEAGLGRTATIGIFPPIAVVSVLTSIGIGWLTNHLRIQTLFAWMLVAQVVGFASAAGLDDAGLYWATVAGLGFSGGCFVPLSTVAIPRFFGRQHLGAINSAMMMCIVWGSAAGPTAMAASRDILGSYQIGLYVCAAASALVLFPVLWAPLPPAPREVRKAGD; via the coding sequence ATGCGCGCTCTTGAGCCTGATTTTCCATTCCGTCCGAATCAATTTCCGTTCTTCTACGGGTGGCTGATTCTCGTCGTCGCCACATTGGCCGTTCTGATGAGTATTCCTGGTCAGACGATGGGCGTGAGCGTCTTTACCGAGCCCCTGATGGAAGTGACCGGGCTCTCACGCATCGGTCTCAGCAACGCCTACCTTTGCGGGACGCTGCTCTCTGGTGCCTTGCTGCCGTGGGCTGGTTCCTTGCTCGACCGGGTGGGTGCTCGTGCCGCGACCCTGATGGCGTCTGCCGGGCTCTCGGTGACTCTGATGTATCTCTCTGCGGTGGACCGCGTAGCGGATGCGGTCATTGGAATCGTCGGCGCCGGTTATGCGCAGGGAGCCTTCTTTGGTGCGATGGTTTTCGGTTTCTTCGCACTGCGTTTCACGGGGCAGGGCATGCTCACGCTGATTGGTCGGACCCTCATCGGGCGTTGGTTTGATCGTCTGCGCGGGATCGTTTCGGGGGCTTCGAGTCCTTTTGTGTCGCTGGGGTTTTCAATGACTCCGATTTTGTTTGCTGGATGGATTGATGCGTCCGGTTGGCGGGGCGCCTGGCTGGAAATGGCATTGGTGATCGGGCTCGGGATGGGTAGCTTGGGTTGGCTTGTCTTCCGGGATTCTCCGGAGGAATGCGGGTTGCGAATGGACGGGGCCCCCGAGCCGGCGGCCGACAGACTTCCGGGTTCATCCGAAGTCTCCAGCCTCCACCCTGAACTCCCCGGGTCCGCCGACCGCGAGCCCGAATTCGATCGTTCGCAGGCTGTGCGAACCCTGATGTTCTGGGCTATTGTCGTCCCGCTTGCGTTGCAGGGGCTGACCGTCACCGGGATCACGTTTCATATTCTGGATCTGGGGGCGGAGGCGGGTCTCGGGCGAACAGCCACCATCGGTATCTTTCCTCCCATTGCCGTCGTGAGCGTGTTGACCTCGATCGGCATTGGCTGGCTGACCAACCATCTGCGCATCCAGACTCTTTTTGCGTGGATGCTGGTGGCCCAAGTGGTCGGGTTTGCTTCGGCCGCCGGGCTCGATGATGCAGGCCTTTATTGGGCGACCGTCGCGGGTCTGGGATTCAGTGGGGGTTGCTTCGTCCCGCTCTCGACCGTTGCCATCCCTCGTTTCTTCGGACGGCAGCATTTGGGGGCGATCAACAGCGCCATGATGATGTGCATTGTCTGGGGCAGTGCTGCCGGACCAACAGCGATGGCGGCCTCCCGCGACATTCTGGGCTCCTACCAGATTGGTCTTTATGTATGTGCGGCAGCTTCAGCCTTGGTCTTGTTCCCCGTTCTTTGGGCACCGCTGCCTCCCGCGCCGCGGGAGGTCCGAAAGGCGGGCGATTGA
- a CDS encoding nuclear transport factor 2 family protein, whose product MRDHARSIENLLYTYAERIDAGDLPGVADLFRHGRILPSPDAPREATFEGAAQVLTMYESSTRIYEDGTPRTRHLTTNAIVEVADDEKTAKARSYYTVLQRTEDLPLQPIISGHYHDTFHLVDGQWCFETRTMFIDLIGDLSQHLLYDLG is encoded by the coding sequence ATGCGAGATCACGCCCGGAGCATCGAAAATCTACTCTATACCTACGCCGAGCGAATTGATGCCGGAGACCTCCCGGGGGTAGCCGACCTGTTCCGGCACGGCAGGATCCTGCCATCGCCGGACGCCCCACGCGAAGCGACGTTTGAGGGAGCCGCACAGGTGCTTACGATGTATGAGTCCTCCACGCGTATTTACGAGGACGGGACTCCCCGGACGCGCCATTTGACGACCAACGCGATTGTCGAGGTCGCTGACGACGAAAAAACGGCGAAGGCCCGCAGCTATTATACCGTCCTCCAGAGAACCGAAGACCTGCCCTTGCAGCCAATTATTTCCGGCCATTATCACGATACATTTCATCTCGTCGATGGTCAGTGGTGCTTTGAAACTCGCACCATGTTCATCGACCTGATTGGAGATCTCAGCCAGCACCTTCTCTATGATTTGGGATGA
- a CDS encoding L,D-transpeptidase family protein: MAHRTKFLGSSFLVAALALGLVPSVVDAKLPRATAVEISTVQQELLELRYYTGPVDGQRSEALRFAVEAFQKVNGLSRDGIVGPETLSALATSSIPKANTVHDGIHTEVDIPRQVLAVYEGNQLLRILPVSSGSGKTYRAPDATEDSVANTPTGSMSFLRHIEGIHRSHLGRLWNPVYFHAGGFAVHGEPSVPVFPASHGCIRIPVGDSEWFEQTVPLGSAILVSPDALSLEPATALDKSL, encoded by the coding sequence ATGGCGCATCGCACGAAATTTTTAGGTTCAAGTTTTCTGGTGGCCGCGTTGGCCCTTGGTCTGGTGCCTTCTGTCGTTGACGCAAAGCTTCCGCGGGCGACTGCCGTAGAAATATCAACCGTCCAACAGGAGTTGCTGGAACTTCGATATTATACGGGCCCTGTGGATGGGCAGCGCAGCGAGGCACTGCGGTTCGCGGTTGAGGCTTTTCAAAAGGTCAATGGCCTGAGTCGCGACGGTATCGTTGGTCCCGAGACTCTGAGTGCTTTGGCGACATCGTCGATTCCGAAGGCCAATACGGTCCACGACGGAATTCACACCGAGGTCGATATTCCTCGACAGGTGCTTGCCGTTTATGAGGGAAATCAACTCTTGAGGATTTTGCCCGTCTCCAGCGGCAGTGGGAAGACCTATCGGGCGCCTGATGCCACAGAAGATAGTGTCGCCAACACCCCCACCGGTTCCATGAGTTTCCTTCGCCATATCGAGGGGATTCACCGCAGCCATCTCGGTCGGCTCTGGAACCCGGTATACTTTCACGCGGGCGGCTTCGCCGTGCATGGTGAGCCTTCGGTTCCTGTCTTTCCCGCGAGCCACGGATGTATTCGTATTCCGGTGGGAGATTCCGAATGGTTTGAGCAGACCGTGCCTCTGGGGTCTGCGATCCTTGTCTCCCCGGATGCGCTCTCGCTCGAGCCCGCGACCGCCTTGGACAAGAGCCTCTAG
- a CDS encoding carboxylesterase family protein, whose protein sequence is MDLEFSDPPIDLEGTAAKFVADLRYGEGERNFLDIYLPECSEPTALVIYVHGGGFTGGNKSAGHRNPGNVREFLDNCVAFATINYFLLDVPSRAEGTDSIAAQGGVLSSLRDAAQSLQFLRYNFAILNLDPTRVAMYGASAGAGASLWMATRDDMADADSANPVARESTRILAAGALATQSTYDVMKWDTILMPITEQFAEALGGTDIPTVAAAVGATNYMLTFLGVPEVADIYTPENAEYRASIDMLGMMDAEDAPLFVRNYATGFDDLLNVFLHTGLHALAVMDRADAVGLENVTYVEGTFAREDPSGLELVPFLLGHLE, encoded by the coding sequence TTGGATTTGGAATTTTCGGATCCGCCGATTGATTTGGAGGGGACAGCTGCGAAGTTCGTAGCGGACCTTCGCTACGGCGAGGGCGAACGGAACTTTTTGGACATCTACCTACCGGAGTGCTCGGAGCCGACGGCTTTGGTCATTTACGTCCATGGGGGCGGGTTTACCGGTGGCAACAAGTCGGCCGGGCATCGAAACCCCGGCAATGTGCGCGAGTTCCTCGATAATTGCGTGGCTTTTGCGACGATAAACTACTTTCTTCTGGACGTTCCGTCCCGAGCCGAAGGAACCGACTCGATCGCCGCGCAGGGCGGTGTGCTTTCATCTTTGCGGGATGCCGCCCAATCGCTGCAATTTTTGCGCTACAATTTCGCGATCCTGAACCTCGATCCGACACGAGTCGCGATGTACGGTGCTTCGGCTGGTGCGGGCGCGAGTCTGTGGATGGCGACCCGCGACGATATGGCCGATGCCGACAGCGCTAATCCTGTCGCGAGGGAGTCTACTCGGATCCTGGCTGCGGGCGCGTTGGCCACGCAGTCCACTTATGACGTGATGAAATGGGACACGATCCTCATGCCGATCACGGAGCAATTCGCAGAAGCTTTGGGCGGGACGGATATCCCAACGGTCGCTGCGGCCGTGGGCGCAACCAACTATATGCTGACGTTTCTCGGCGTTCCCGAGGTGGCGGATATCTATACTCCAGAGAATGCCGAATATCGTGCCAGTATCGATATGCTGGGCATGATGGATGCCGAAGACGCGCCGCTTTTTGTCCGAAATTACGCAACCGGCTTCGACGACCTTCTCAACGTTTTCCTCCATACGGGCCTGCACGCGCTTGCCGTCATGGATCGTGCGGATGCGGTGGGGCTTGAGAATGTCACGTATGTCGAGGGCACTTTTGCGCGGGAAGATCCGTCAGGGCTGGAGTTGGTTCCGTTCCTCCTTGGCCATCTGGAGTGA
- a CDS encoding sulfotransferase family 2 domain-containing protein, whose amino-acid sequence MIISHKHKFIFIHGPKTAGTAIADQLQPICGDSDLVVQKRTSGLQKHDGSERIRDFVGDAIWQNYFKFTFERNPWDKIFSLYCMQMDPDHWLRDEGGDWTRVRSDLRRRMYGHRTPSFRKWLLRKNRGLFHSRLPEYLGHLYFVEGPLAVDFIGRFEELHRDFAKITDRLGVDVRLGTADRAVRRKTDPDFDPAIPSYRKHYDEELREVVRRRYQREIEYFGYEF is encoded by the coding sequence ATGATTATATCGCATAAGCATAAATTCATCTTCATCCATGGCCCCAAAACGGCGGGTACAGCGATCGCCGACCAATTGCAGCCAATTTGTGGGGATAGCGATCTCGTCGTCCAGAAGAGGACATCGGGCCTGCAGAAACACGACGGTTCCGAGCGGATCCGGGATTTCGTTGGTGATGCCATCTGGCAAAACTACTTCAAGTTCACATTCGAGCGGAATCCATGGGATAAAATCTTTTCGCTCTACTGTATGCAGATGGACCCGGACCACTGGCTGCGCGACGAGGGCGGGGATTGGACGCGGGTGCGGTCCGATCTGCGGCGACGAATGTACGGCCATCGCACGCCTTCTTTCCGGAAATGGCTCCTGCGCAAGAATCGCGGTCTTTTCCATTCACGACTGCCCGAGTACCTCGGGCATCTCTATTTTGTCGAGGGGCCACTCGCGGTCGATTTCATTGGTCGGTTTGAAGAACTGCACCGGGACTTTGCCAAGATTACCGATCGGTTGGGCGTGGATGTTCGGCTCGGAACCGCGGATCGCGCGGTCCGAAGAAAGACCGATCCCGACTTCGATCCGGCTATCCCCTCGTATCGAAAACACTACGACGAGGAATTGCGAGAAGTTGTTCGCCGTCGCTACCAGCGCGAGATCGAATACTTCGGCTACGAATTCTAG